One segment of Anopheles stephensi strain Indian chromosome 3, UCI_ANSTEP_V1.0, whole genome shotgun sequence DNA contains the following:
- the LOC118510789 gene encoding 1-acyl-sn-glycerol-3-phosphate acyltransferase alpha-like isoform X1: MATLIEGIMIAAMNVFLNSLSLQVVVALIVGSLLSNTFKYHAKMFIIVLMSFLVLVVPIPLFLFKPRWPLNALIPGIVACAFIRLFGVEYEIRGQEHINVRNGGVVLLNHQSAIDIVMLSRLLREFRNIVPVVKKELFYMLPFGIASYLVGVVFIDRKNTASAKDVMKREAVAITKDHLKLAIFPEGTRHDNDTLLPFKKGSFHVAIDSQSIIQPVIVSKYHFIDHKRKRFGRGRVIIKIMPEIPTKGMTKADVNELTDRCQQLMQTEFDALSAEAKQYCHN, encoded by the exons AATGTCTTCCTCAACAGCCTATCGCtccaggtggtggtggccctGATCGTCGGTAGCCTGCTGTCCAACACGTTCAAGTACCATGCGAAAATGTTTATCATCGTGCTGATGTCGTTCCTGGTGCTGGTCGTCCCGATACCGCTCTTTCTCTTCAAACCTCGCTGGCCCCTGAACGCGCT AATTCCTGGCATCGTGGCATGTGCATTTATCCGGCTGTTCGGTGTGGAGTACGAAATCCGTGGCCAGGAGCATATTAACGTTCGCAACGGTGGCGTCGTACTGCTCAATCATCAAAGTGCAATCGATATAGTGA TGCTATCCCGACTGCTGCGAGAGTTCCGTAACATCGTGCCGGTGGTAAAGAAGGAACTGTTCTACATGCTCCCGTTCGGTATTGCGTCCTATCTGGTGGGGGTTGTGTTTATCGATCGCAAAAATACCGCCTCGGCCAAGGATGTAATGAAGCGGGAAGCGGTCGCCATTACCAAAGACCAT ctaaaACTGGCCATTTTCCCCGAGGGTACGCGGCACGACAACGATACGCTGCTACCGTTCAAGAAGGGCTCATTCCACGTTGCCATCGATTCGCAATCCATCATCCAGCCGGTGATCGTGTCCAAGTATCACTTTATCGACCACAAGCGTAAGCGGTTCGGGCGGGGCCGTGTCATCATCAAGATTATGCCCGAAATCCCGACCAAGGGTATGACGAAGGCGGACGTGAACGAGCTGACCGACCGGTGCCAGCAGCTGATGCAGACGGAATTCGATGCGCTCAGCGCGGAAGCGAAACAATACTGCCATAATTGA
- the LOC118510789 gene encoding 1-acyl-sn-glycerol-3-phosphate acyltransferase alpha-like isoform X2 — MFIIVLMSFLVLVVPIPLFLFKPRWPLNALIPGIVACAFIRLFGVEYEIRGQEHINVRNGGVVLLNHQSAIDIVMLSRLLREFRNIVPVVKKELFYMLPFGIASYLVGVVFIDRKNTASAKDVMKREAVAITKDHLKLAIFPEGTRHDNDTLLPFKKGSFHVAIDSQSIIQPVIVSKYHFIDHKRKRFGRGRVIIKIMPEIPTKGMTKADVNELTDRCQQLMQTEFDALSAEAKQYCHN; from the exons ATGTTTATCATCGTGCTGATGTCGTTCCTGGTGCTGGTCGTCCCGATACCGCTCTTTCTCTTCAAACCTCGCTGGCCCCTGAACGCGCT AATTCCTGGCATCGTGGCATGTGCATTTATCCGGCTGTTCGGTGTGGAGTACGAAATCCGTGGCCAGGAGCATATTAACGTTCGCAACGGTGGCGTCGTACTGCTCAATCATCAAAGTGCAATCGATATAGTGA TGCTATCCCGACTGCTGCGAGAGTTCCGTAACATCGTGCCGGTGGTAAAGAAGGAACTGTTCTACATGCTCCCGTTCGGTATTGCGTCCTATCTGGTGGGGGTTGTGTTTATCGATCGCAAAAATACCGCCTCGGCCAAGGATGTAATGAAGCGGGAAGCGGTCGCCATTACCAAAGACCAT ctaaaACTGGCCATTTTCCCCGAGGGTACGCGGCACGACAACGATACGCTGCTACCGTTCAAGAAGGGCTCATTCCACGTTGCCATCGATTCGCAATCCATCATCCAGCCGGTGATCGTGTCCAAGTATCACTTTATCGACCACAAGCGTAAGCGGTTCGGGCGGGGCCGTGTCATCATCAAGATTATGCCCGAAATCCCGACCAAGGGTATGACGAAGGCGGACGTGAACGAGCTGACCGACCGGTGCCAGCAGCTGATGCAGACGGAATTCGATGCGCTCAGCGCGGAAGCGAAACAATACTGCCATAATTGA